A DNA window from Rhizobium sp. NXC14 contains the following coding sequences:
- a CDS encoding DUF72 domain-containing protein has translation MKKTGAVRIGISGWTYAPWRGQFYPEGLPQKQELSYAARHFRSIEINGTFYGLQRPESFGRWREETPDDFVFAVKGPRFLTHVRRLREIEAPLANFFASGLLRLGPKLGPILWQFPANMAFDPDRFENFLSLLPHDHDAAITLAKRHDERLKQAWLTSDGHQPIRHAFEIRNDSFRSVEFIEMLRRHKAALVCADTVKWPLLMDITADFIYCRLHGSEQLYVSGYEDEALDLWAERIRAWTSGREPDDATRVLDPLPARARGRDVYLYFDNTDKKLRAPIDAQHLAERLADLMPDSHRKAA, from the coding sequence ATGAAAAAGACGGGAGCGGTGCGCATCGGCATTTCAGGCTGGACCTATGCGCCCTGGCGCGGGCAATTCTATCCGGAGGGACTGCCGCAGAAGCAGGAGCTTTCCTATGCCGCCCGTCACTTCCGTTCGATCGAGATCAACGGCACCTTCTATGGGCTGCAGAGGCCAGAAAGCTTCGGCCGCTGGCGAGAGGAAACGCCCGATGATTTCGTCTTTGCGGTCAAGGGACCGCGCTTCCTCACCCATGTGCGGCGGTTGAGGGAGATCGAAGCGCCGCTCGCCAATTTCTTCGCCTCGGGTCTGCTGAGGCTTGGCCCCAAGCTCGGGCCGATCCTCTGGCAATTCCCGGCCAACATGGCCTTCGATCCCGATCGTTTCGAAAATTTCCTGTCGCTGCTGCCGCATGATCACGATGCGGCGATAACGCTTGCCAAGCGGCATGACGAGCGCCTCAAACAGGCTTGGCTCACAAGCGACGGACACCAGCCGATCCGCCATGCGTTCGAAATCCGTAACGACAGCTTCCGCTCAGTTGAGTTCATCGAGATGCTCCGGCGACACAAGGCAGCGCTGGTCTGCGCCGATACGGTGAAATGGCCGTTGCTGATGGATATCACCGCCGACTTCATCTATTGCCGTCTGCATGGGTCCGAACAGCTCTATGTCAGCGGCTATGAAGACGAAGCGCTCGATCTATGGGCGGAACGCATCCGCGCCTGGACAAGCGGCCGAGAGCCTGACGATGCGACGCGCGTTCTGGACCCTTTGCCGGCACGCGCCAGGGGCCGCGACGTCTATCTTTATTTCGACAATACCGACAAGAAGCTGCGCGCGCCCATCGACGCCCAACACCTGGCCGAGCGGCTTGCCGATCTGATGCCTGATTCCCACCGAAAGGCCGCATGA